The following coding sequences lie in one Amycolatopsis cihanbeyliensis genomic window:
- a CDS encoding GMC family oxidoreductase has protein sequence MSSEFGSEFDYVVVGGGTAGSVVAARLSENPDVTVCLLEAGPSDVDDPAILELDRWMGLLESGYDWDYLVEPQDSGNSFLRHARAKVLGGCSSHNSCIAFWAPAEDLDEWASLGLPGWSAADIFPLYRRLETNDGPGEHHGRSGPVTIRSVPPRDPAGAALLEACAQAGIPRTEFNSGRTVTHGANWFQINAREDGTRSSASVSYLHPILGTRPNLHVRTGVRAKKLSFAGTRCTGVEVLTEDMLRSERITARKEVVLSTGAIDGPKLLMLSGIGPAEHLREVGVEVLVDSPGVGENLQDHPEGLVQWDARKPMTTESTQWWEIGIFTTTQDGLDRPDLMFHYGSVPFDLNTLRHGYPTTENGFCLTPNVTRSRSTGTVRLSTRDFRDKPKVDPRYFTDPHDIRVMTYGVKLAREIVSQPAMAEWAGAELAPGADARTDDEIADYLRRTHNTVYHPACTVKMGPDADPMAPVDARLRVRGVEGLRVADASVMPFLVAVNPCITTMAIGEKCADLLAEDA, from the coding sequence TTGAGCAGTGAGTTCGGCAGCGAGTTCGACTATGTCGTGGTCGGTGGCGGCACGGCGGGTTCGGTGGTGGCCGCGCGGCTGTCCGAGAACCCGGATGTGACCGTCTGCCTCCTCGAGGCCGGACCATCCGATGTGGACGATCCCGCCATATTGGAGCTGGACCGGTGGATGGGCTTGCTGGAATCCGGTTACGACTGGGACTACCTGGTCGAGCCGCAGGATTCCGGGAACTCCTTCCTGCGCCACGCCAGGGCGAAGGTGCTCGGCGGCTGCTCATCGCACAACTCCTGCATCGCGTTCTGGGCACCGGCCGAGGACCTGGACGAGTGGGCCTCGCTCGGCCTGCCCGGCTGGTCGGCGGCCGACATCTTCCCGCTGTACCGGCGACTCGAGACCAACGACGGGCCTGGCGAGCATCACGGGCGTTCCGGCCCGGTGACCATCCGCTCGGTGCCGCCGCGGGACCCGGCGGGCGCGGCGCTGCTGGAGGCCTGCGCGCAGGCCGGCATCCCGCGCACCGAGTTCAACTCCGGCCGGACCGTGACGCACGGCGCCAACTGGTTCCAGATCAACGCGCGCGAGGACGGCACCCGATCCTCGGCCTCGGTGTCCTACCTGCACCCGATCCTCGGCACGCGGCCGAACCTGCACGTGCGCACCGGGGTGCGCGCGAAGAAGCTGAGCTTCGCGGGAACCCGCTGCACCGGGGTCGAGGTGTTGACCGAGGACATGCTGCGCAGCGAGCGGATCACCGCCCGGAAGGAGGTGGTCCTCAGCACGGGCGCGATCGACGGGCCGAAGCTGCTGATGCTGTCCGGGATCGGGCCCGCGGAGCACCTGCGCGAGGTCGGGGTGGAGGTGCTGGTCGACTCCCCCGGCGTCGGCGAGAACCTGCAGGACCACCCCGAGGGCCTGGTGCAGTGGGACGCCCGCAAGCCGATGACCACCGAGTCCACCCAGTGGTGGGAGATCGGGATCTTCACCACCACGCAGGACGGCCTGGACCGTCCGGACCTGATGTTCCACTACGGCTCGGTGCCCTTCGACCTGAACACCCTGCGGCACGGCTACCCGACCACCGAGAACGGCTTCTGTCTCACCCCGAACGTGACCAGGAGCCGCTCCACCGGCACGGTCCGGCTGAGCACAAGGGACTTCCGGGACAAGCCGAAGGTGGACCCGCGTTACTTCACCGATCCGCACGACATCCGGGTGATGACCTACGGCGTCAAACTGGCCAGGGAGATCGTGTCCCAACCCGCGATGGCGGAGTGGGCCGGTGCGGAGCTCGCGCCGGGCGCCGACGCCCGCACCGACGACGAGATCGCCGACTACCTCCGTCGGACGCACAACACCGTCTACCACCCGGCCTGCACGGTGAAGATGGGTCCCGACGCCGACCCGATGGCCCCGGTGGACGCGCGACTGCGGGTGCGTGGCGTGGAGGGCCTGCGCGTGGCCGACGCCTCGGTCATGCCGTTCCTCGTCGCCGTCAACCCGTGCATCACCACCATGGCCATCGGTGAGAAGTGCGCCGACCTGCTGGCCGAGGACGCCTGA
- the pyrB gene encoding aspartate carbamoyltransferase: MNLAGEHILTVEQFDLPQLERLFEVTDRMLPYARRQRTTRVLEGAVLGNLFFEPSTRSRLSFGAAFNRLGGHVSETTGFAFSSMAKGESIYDTSRVVSGYVDTLVVRHPEEGAVSEFAAATNVPVVNGGDGPGEHPTQALLDLYTLCRERGLRPGGVGGATVAFVGDLRYGRTVHSLTKLLALEDTLRFVCVAPPVLQIPDDLAASLRQRGHRVDITDDLAEGIREADVVYTTRIQQERIPEDVSISGYQDRFRIDAALYERVCRPGTTLMHPLPRDSRTGRSELADDLNLHPELAIFRQTDNGIPVRMALFALVLDVADQVDDTARDVAWHHPARIGVADTRTVLS, encoded by the coding sequence GTGAATCTCGCAGGTGAACACATCCTCACCGTCGAACAGTTCGATCTTCCCCAGTTGGAGCGGTTGTTCGAGGTGACCGATCGAATGCTGCCCTATGCTCGGCGGCAGCGCACCACCCGTGTCCTCGAAGGCGCCGTACTCGGAAACCTGTTCTTCGAACCGAGCACCAGGTCTCGCCTGAGCTTCGGTGCGGCCTTCAACCGGCTGGGCGGCCACGTCAGCGAAACCACCGGCTTCGCCTTCTCGTCCATGGCCAAGGGTGAGTCGATCTACGACACGAGTCGGGTGGTGAGCGGCTATGTGGACACCCTCGTGGTCCGTCACCCGGAAGAAGGCGCCGTCAGCGAGTTCGCCGCGGCCACCAACGTCCCGGTGGTCAACGGCGGGGACGGCCCAGGCGAGCATCCGACCCAAGCACTGCTGGACCTCTACACCCTGTGCCGCGAGCGAGGCCTTCGACCGGGCGGGGTCGGCGGCGCGACCGTGGCGTTCGTCGGCGATCTGCGGTACGGCCGAACCGTACACTCGCTGACGAAGCTGCTCGCGCTGGAGGACACCCTCCGGTTCGTGTGTGTCGCTCCGCCCGTGCTCCAGATCCCCGACGACCTCGCCGCGAGCCTGCGGCAGCGCGGTCACCGGGTCGACATCACCGACGACCTCGCCGAAGGAATCCGGGAAGCCGACGTCGTCTACACCACCCGTATCCAGCAGGAGCGCATCCCGGAAGACGTCTCCATCAGCGGCTACCAGGACCGGTTCCGCATCGACGCCGCCCTGTACGAACGGGTGTGCAGGCCGGGAACGACACTGATGCACCCGCTTCCCCGAGACAGCAGGACCGGTCGGAGCGAACTCGCCGACGACCTCAACCTGCATCCGGAACTCGCCATCTTCCGGCAGACGGACAACGGAATCCCGGTCCGGATGGCGCTCTTCGCGCTCGTGCTCGACGTCGCCGACCAGGTCGACGACACGGCCCGCGACGTCGCCTGGCACCACCCGGCGCGGATCGGAGTCGCCGACACCCGGACCGTGTTGAGCTAA
- a CDS encoding MFS transporter, with amino-acid sequence MRSTRTRLGQAFRDIVVPPAGAGRIAGSALADSLGSGLFMSGAVVYFSLRLELDTITIGAGFAVAGVVALLVVAPLGAVADRVGYARTLKFAHFARAAIYPLYPFAGNVIGFVAIITLVTVADRMAAPVFQAMVGATVGGERRTETMGYVRALRNAGFSLGALVTSVAVAIGTTTAYDAIPIGNAVSFALAGVLLGGIRNVRALRPDRAGRGLRRIKPRYLALSALNVIMLLHDTILLLALPLYVIRQTEIPESTLPLMFVLNTVLVVVLQRRLSRMASTLPAAARAERNAGWLLAAACGCFAVAAVLPPIAGVIALVAAVVLLSLGESLQVAGAWELSYGHAPPADRGAHLAVFSIGIGVQRSVGPALVSVIAIVGAATWIPMAALFVLAGTATRRLAGAPWPGEDHGRTEPGRADAR; translated from the coding sequence GTGCGATCCACGCGAACCCGGCTGGGGCAGGCGTTTCGCGACATCGTGGTGCCGCCGGCCGGTGCTGGGCGCATCGCCGGCTCGGCACTGGCCGACTCGCTCGGCTCGGGTCTGTTCATGTCCGGCGCGGTGGTGTACTTCAGTCTCCGGCTGGAGCTGGACACGATCACGATCGGCGCGGGCTTCGCCGTCGCGGGCGTGGTCGCGCTCCTTGTCGTCGCTCCGCTGGGTGCCGTGGCCGATCGCGTCGGGTACGCGCGAACGTTGAAGTTCGCCCATTTCGCCCGCGCGGCCATCTATCCGCTCTACCCCTTCGCCGGCAACGTGATCGGATTCGTCGCGATCATCACGCTGGTCACCGTGGCTGACCGGATGGCGGCCCCGGTGTTTCAGGCCATGGTCGGCGCGACCGTCGGCGGCGAACGGCGCACCGAAACCATGGGATACGTGCGAGCGCTGCGCAACGCGGGTTTCTCGCTGGGCGCGCTGGTGACCAGCGTGGCCGTGGCGATCGGCACGACCACCGCCTACGACGCGATTCCGATCGGCAACGCGGTGTCCTTCGCCCTGGCGGGCGTACTGCTGGGCGGTATCCGTAACGTGCGCGCGCTGCGGCCGGACCGCGCGGGCCGAGGACTGCGCAGGATCAAGCCCCGGTACCTGGCCCTGAGCGCACTCAACGTGATCATGCTGCTGCACGACACGATCCTGCTGCTCGCCCTGCCACTGTACGTCATCCGGCAGACGGAGATCCCGGAGTCGACGTTGCCGCTGATGTTCGTGCTGAACACCGTTCTCGTCGTGGTGCTGCAACGCAGACTCAGCCGCATGGCGTCGACCCTGCCGGCGGCGGCGCGGGCCGAGCGGAACGCGGGCTGGCTGCTGGCGGCGGCCTGCGGCTGCTTCGCGGTGGCGGCCGTGCTGCCGCCGATCGCCGGTGTGATCGCGCTCGTCGCCGCGGTGGTCCTGCTGTCACTGGGCGAGTCGCTACAGGTCGCCGGAGCCTGGGAGCTGTCCTACGGCCACGCGCCACCGGCGGACCGGGGCGCCCACCTCGCCGTCTTCAGTATCGGTATCGGCGTGCAACGATCTGTCGGCCCAGCGCTCGTGTCGGTCATCGCGATCGTCGGAGCCGCGACGTGGATCCCGATGGCCGCGCTCTTCGTGCTCGCGGGAACCGCGACGCGGCGGCTGGCCGGGGCGCCGTGGCCGGGCGAGGACCATGGGCGGACCGAGCCGGGGCGGGCCGACGCCCGCTGA
- a CDS encoding ATP-grasp domain-containing protein, with amino-acid sequence MSIRHVLVVGGARDVTRVMKRVRSAVVITTMVSVPRLAKIRYPDNCARVLALQESSATDEWVSLATTVHEREPIHAVAAFGEFDQHRAAAIAAALGLRFHSPEVIGLIYDKAAMRERLRATGIEEVPSAHVRTRSELCRFAGVHGFPLILKPRCGTGSAGIVKVSDAADLARARPSGDCVVEPFLPGVEIAVEAFSEGGVHRVVGITRKLVDDNFVELGHEVGAATEADSKVAGYVAGVLDSVGLAYGPSHTELILTAAGPRVVETHSRAGGDQIPQLLHAATGIDLIELAVRQVLGERVLPALDAELSAPDRGSWAGAIRYAVPPASRSLVSVGNLAEARALPWVTGCTVLKEPGQRLTAPIRSSVDRVAFCTAVAPDAETATAAAARAVDTLTIVVSEE; translated from the coding sequence ATGAGCATCCGGCACGTACTGGTCGTCGGCGGCGCCCGTGATGTCACCCGGGTGATGAAGCGGGTGCGGTCGGCGGTCGTCATCACGACGATGGTTTCCGTTCCGCGGCTCGCGAAGATCCGGTATCCCGACAACTGCGCCAGGGTTCTCGCGCTCCAGGAGTCCTCGGCGACCGACGAGTGGGTGTCGCTGGCGACCACCGTGCACGAGCGGGAACCCATCCACGCCGTCGCCGCGTTCGGTGAGTTCGACCAGCACCGGGCCGCGGCCATCGCGGCGGCACTGGGTCTGCGGTTCCATTCGCCCGAGGTCATCGGCCTCATCTACGACAAGGCGGCGATGCGGGAGCGGTTGCGCGCCACCGGGATCGAGGAGGTCCCGTCCGCGCACGTCAGGACGCGGTCCGAGCTGTGCCGGTTCGCCGGCGTGCACGGTTTCCCGCTGATCCTCAAACCCCGGTGCGGTACTGGCAGCGCCGGAATCGTCAAGGTGTCGGACGCCGCCGACCTCGCGCGGGCGCGGCCGTCGGGAGACTGCGTCGTCGAACCCTTTCTTCCCGGTGTGGAGATCGCCGTCGAGGCGTTCTCCGAAGGCGGCGTCCACCGCGTTGTCGGCATAACCCGCAAGCTGGTGGACGACAACTTCGTCGAGCTGGGGCACGAGGTCGGTGCGGCGACCGAGGCCGACTCGAAGGTAGCCGGATACGTCGCCGGGGTGCTGGATTCGGTCGGCCTCGCGTACGGGCCTTCGCATACCGAGTTGATCCTGACCGCTGCGGGCCCGCGGGTGGTGGAGACCCACAGCCGGGCGGGTGGGGACCAGATCCCGCAGCTGCTGCACGCGGCGACCGGTATCGACCTGATCGAGCTGGCGGTGCGGCAGGTGCTCGGTGAGCGGGTGCTGCCCGCGCTGGACGCCGAGCTGTCGGCACCGGACCGCGGGTCGTGGGCGGGCGCGATCCGTTACGCGGTACCGCCCGCGTCCCGGAGCCTGGTCTCGGTCGGCAACCTCGCCGAGGCGCGGGCGCTGCCGTGGGTCACCGGCTGCACCGTGCTCAAGGAACCGGGACAGCGGCTCACCGCGCCGATCCGGAGCTCGGTCGACCGGGTGGCCTTCTGCACCGCGGTCGCGCCGGATGCCGAGACGGCGACCGCGGCCGCAGCCCGTGCGGTCGACACGCTGACGATCGTGGTGAGCGAGGAGTGA
- a CDS encoding ATP-grasp domain-containing protein, which yields MRILILNKNKFGRMEYARAIDHQRHDVTYAGTTEYDDDIPKDLRCERFVLERGAPVVEQLQPWLRAQRPFDRLLARHELLIMPAAELRAEFGIPGMLPDLAARFRDKVTMKATLERAGIRVPRFVRATELPEHVPWQGKTIVKPRDSNASQGVYLCDDYDSARRLVGQRRRDDHAFADRYEVEEYLDGPIWHVDGFLFRGEPVAVQASRYVRTPLEFEHGNPLGSVQFPYPELEAWTLDCLHALGADTLTFHLEAIITADGPAFLEVAARCGGGYVVDMFRRRTGAHLHSLDMATEVGGELATHLLESPAPNSFNGMFLFPGHTYGGAPVTVDVPAGTLTAPVLVKYRIFPEGKPTPTNANYRPENLAFSGLVSGPDPAELDAWLEDLLSSATVSAPGDA from the coding sequence ATGCGCATTCTCATCCTGAACAAGAACAAATTCGGACGCATGGAGTATGCCAGGGCTATCGACCATCAGCGGCACGACGTGACCTATGCGGGCACCACCGAGTACGACGACGACATCCCGAAGGACCTCCGGTGTGAACGGTTCGTGCTGGAGCGGGGAGCGCCGGTGGTCGAGCAGCTTCAGCCATGGTTGCGCGCCCAGCGTCCGTTCGACCGCCTGCTGGCGAGGCACGAGCTTCTGATCATGCCGGCGGCCGAGCTCCGGGCGGAGTTCGGCATTCCCGGTATGCTCCCTGATCTGGCGGCCAGGTTCCGCGACAAGGTGACGATGAAGGCCACCCTGGAGCGGGCGGGCATCCGGGTGCCGCGGTTCGTGCGGGCGACCGAGCTGCCCGAGCACGTGCCCTGGCAGGGCAAGACGATAGTCAAACCCCGGGACTCGAACGCCAGCCAGGGGGTGTACCTGTGCGACGACTACGATTCGGCACGCCGCCTGGTGGGGCAACGACGCCGGGATGACCACGCGTTCGCGGACCGGTACGAGGTCGAGGAGTATCTCGACGGCCCGATCTGGCACGTGGACGGGTTCCTCTTCCGCGGTGAGCCGGTGGCTGTCCAGGCGTCCCGCTACGTGCGGACGCCGCTGGAGTTCGAGCACGGCAACCCGCTGGGATCGGTCCAGTTTCCGTACCCGGAACTGGAAGCGTGGACACTGGACTGCCTGCACGCGCTCGGCGCCGACACCCTGACCTTCCACCTGGAAGCCATCATCACCGCCGACGGCCCCGCCTTCCTCGAGGTCGCGGCGCGCTGCGGTGGCGGCTACGTCGTCGACATGTTCCGCCGCCGGACGGGTGCCCACCTGCACTCGCTCGACATGGCGACGGAAGTCGGCGGGGAGTTGGCGACGCACCTGCTCGAGTCCCCCGCGCCGAACTCGTTCAACGGCATGTTCCTGTTTCCCGGGCACACCTACGGCGGGGCGCCGGTCACCGTGGACGTACCCGCGGGCACGCTCACGGCCCCGGTGCTGGTGAAGTACCGAATCTTCCCGGAGGGCAAGCCGACGCCGACGAACGCGAACTACCGTCCCGAGAACCTGGCGTTCTCCGGTCTGGTCTCCGGCCCGGATCCCGCTGAGCTCGACGCGTGGCTCGAGGACCTGCTCTCGTCGGCGACAGTCTCCGCGCCCGGCGACGCATGA
- the phnY gene encoding phosphonoacetaldehyde dehydrogenase, protein MSTAGRVTEWVPRREGPRIGGRTVVRDDVIEVRFPYTGRLVGTVAKATAEDARHAIELAAAYRSSLTRHERYTALMRTGELIRQRSDDWARLITLESGLSLADTRHELRRTCDTLLFAANQALVDDGQVFSCDITEHGQARKVFTTREPLLGVICAITPFNHPLNQVVHKVAPAVATNNRIIVKPSEKTPLSALAFADTLYEAGVPTEMVQVVTGDPAEVGAVLVTDPRTDLVAFTGSSTVGKQIAASAGYRRVVLELGGVDPAIVLDDADLDEAARLVAAGACKNSGQRCTAVKRVLVQSGVADEFVRLLVARVGALRCGDPLDPDTDIGTVIDEDAARGIEAAVADAVGRGARVLCGGEREGARYPPTVVDRVSAEMPLVTDEVFGPVVPIVRFADDGTAIRIANASRYALSASVLTRNLDRATRFISELHAGSVNVGEVPGYRLELTPFGGTKDSGLGYKEGVIEAMKNYTNVKTYSLPWRGIS, encoded by the coding sequence ATGAGCACGGCAGGACGCGTCACCGAGTGGGTACCCCGACGTGAGGGCCCACGCATCGGCGGTCGCACAGTCGTCCGCGACGACGTGATCGAGGTGCGCTTTCCCTACACCGGCCGGCTTGTCGGTACCGTTGCCAAGGCCACGGCCGAGGACGCGCGCCACGCCATCGAGCTGGCCGCCGCTTACCGGAGCTCACTGACCAGGCACGAGCGGTACACCGCGCTCATGCGCACCGGGGAGCTGATCAGGCAGCGGAGCGACGACTGGGCCCGGTTGATCACGCTCGAGTCCGGGCTCAGCCTCGCCGACACACGGCACGAGCTGCGCAGGACCTGCGACACGCTACTGTTCGCGGCGAACCAGGCGCTCGTCGACGACGGTCAGGTCTTCTCCTGCGACATCACCGAGCACGGCCAGGCCCGCAAGGTGTTCACCACCAGGGAACCGCTGCTTGGCGTGATCTGTGCGATCACCCCGTTCAACCATCCGCTGAACCAGGTCGTGCACAAGGTCGCCCCCGCGGTGGCGACGAACAACCGGATCATCGTCAAGCCTTCGGAAAAGACACCGCTGTCCGCGCTCGCCTTCGCCGACACCCTGTACGAAGCGGGTGTGCCCACCGAGATGGTGCAGGTCGTGACCGGCGACCCCGCGGAGGTCGGCGCCGTGCTGGTGACCGATCCGCGCACCGACCTGGTGGCGTTCACCGGAAGCAGCACGGTCGGCAAGCAGATCGCCGCCAGTGCGGGCTACCGCCGGGTGGTGCTCGAGCTCGGCGGTGTCGACCCGGCCATCGTCCTTGACGACGCCGATCTCGACGAGGCGGCAAGACTCGTCGCCGCCGGCGCCTGCAAGAACTCCGGCCAGCGGTGTACCGCGGTGAAACGAGTGCTCGTTCAGTCCGGCGTCGCCGACGAGTTCGTGCGCCTGCTCGTCGCGCGAGTGGGCGCGCTGCGCTGCGGTGATCCGCTCGACCCGGATACGGACATCGGAACGGTTATCGACGAGGACGCCGCGCGCGGTATCGAGGCCGCGGTCGCGGACGCCGTCGGTCGGGGAGCACGGGTTCTGTGTGGCGGCGAGCGCGAAGGCGCCCGGTACCCGCCGACCGTGGTCGACCGGGTGAGCGCGGAGATGCCGCTGGTCACCGACGAGGTTTTCGGTCCGGTGGTGCCCATCGTGCGGTTCGCGGACGACGGTACCGCCATCCGGATCGCGAATGCGAGCCGGTACGCCTTGTCGGCGAGCGTGCTCACGCGAAACCTCGACCGGGCCACGCGGTTCATCAGCGAACTGCATGCGGGCAGTGTCAACGTCGGTGAGGTGCCGGGCTACCGGCTCGAACTCACGCCTTTCGGCGGAACCAAGGACTCGGGTCTCGGATACAAGGAGGGAGTCATCGAAGCCATGAAGAACTACACGAACGTCAAGACGTATTCCCTTCCCTGGCGAGGCATCTCCTGA
- a CDS encoding TSUP family transporter produces MSLLLLLTIIPALAVIQSVFGVGLLFFGTPLLLILGYQYVELLYVLLPASLTLSLLQIRFDHTVRARDATALAVWTVPAIVAGMFTSLLVLEGMDIRYPVAALLVCVAVMRLVPAAHRRLRRGCAAVGRPAITAIALLHGLTNMGGGLLAVYAGARSEDKKEIHRTVALAYALFALSQLVTLYVVHGPPLPTVGLLGSVAGVVAAYVLVGRRVYQGLSNRRYQLYFSAFMLTGAGVLMWQAS; encoded by the coding sequence ATGAGCCTCCTGCTCCTGCTGACGATCATCCCCGCGCTGGCCGTGATCCAGTCCGTCTTCGGCGTGGGCCTGCTGTTCTTCGGCACGCCGCTGCTGTTGATACTCGGGTACCAGTACGTCGAGCTGCTCTACGTCCTGCTGCCGGCCTCGCTGACGCTCAGCCTGCTGCAGATCCGGTTCGACCACACGGTCAGGGCGCGGGACGCGACGGCGCTGGCGGTGTGGACCGTGCCGGCGATCGTCGCGGGGATGTTCACCTCCCTTCTGGTGCTCGAGGGTATGGACATCCGCTACCCCGTCGCCGCCCTGCTGGTGTGCGTGGCGGTGATGCGGCTGGTGCCCGCGGCGCATCGCAGGCTGCGACGCGGGTGCGCGGCGGTGGGCCGGCCGGCGATCACCGCGATAGCCCTGCTCCACGGGCTGACCAACATGGGAGGTGGCCTCCTTGCTGTCTACGCGGGCGCCCGAAGTGAGGACAAGAAGGAGATCCATCGGACGGTCGCGCTCGCCTACGCCTTGTTCGCGCTGTCCCAGCTCGTCACCTTGTACGTGGTGCACGGACCACCGCTGCCGACCGTCGGGCTCCTCGGCTCCGTCGCCGGTGTCGTGGCCGCCTACGTGCTGGTGGGCAGGCGCGTCTACCAGGGTCTGTCGAACCGGCGCTATCAACTGTATTTTTCCGCCTTCATGCTCACCGGCGCCGGCGTACTGATGTGGCAGGCCTCGTGA
- a CDS encoding TauD/TfdA family dioxygenase has product MRNDIHVSAETIQRSEVLAEGRSVPGTIAAAREVMAENRICLVRGFATEPGRYLEFLRGFGEPLANYASRSDLDKEDPHPQINRVKYKRKGEYAKQSVHYVAGGLRPHSARSWRAPRPAYFAMLMVDPGWRDTPEGERGESLVLCWQRFFARLAERDGDLFDEHFRRLRSTSITFQANNVRERNSDLPLCYELPDMTDRFDVGVRLKQDLQDKILDLKDEIAEFDKYQQSLEYLVSNAADETMQASFPMDSGDLLLLDNNRFAHGRHKIVGERVIGENVAVNPRELWSVTVH; this is encoded by the coding sequence ATGCGCAACGACATCCACGTCTCGGCCGAGACGATCCAGCGGTCCGAGGTCCTCGCTGAGGGACGATCGGTGCCCGGGACCATCGCCGCTGCCCGGGAGGTGATGGCGGAGAACCGGATCTGCCTGGTGCGCGGGTTCGCCACCGAACCCGGAAGGTACCTGGAGTTCCTCCGCGGGTTCGGTGAGCCGCTGGCGAACTACGCTTCGCGCAGCGACCTGGACAAGGAGGATCCCCATCCGCAGATCAACCGGGTCAAGTACAAGAGGAAAGGGGAGTACGCCAAGCAGTCCGTGCATTACGTGGCGGGAGGTCTGCGCCCACACTCCGCACGGTCGTGGCGCGCACCGCGACCGGCCTACTTCGCGATGCTGATGGTCGACCCCGGCTGGCGGGACACTCCGGAGGGCGAGCGCGGGGAGTCGCTCGTGCTGTGTTGGCAACGGTTCTTCGCGCGGCTCGCCGAGCGCGACGGTGACCTGTTCGACGAGCACTTTCGACGGTTGCGGAGCACCTCGATCACCTTCCAGGCCAACAACGTTCGGGAACGGAACTCCGACCTGCCGCTGTGCTACGAGCTCCCGGACATGACCGATCGATTCGATGTCGGAGTCCGGCTCAAGCAGGACCTGCAGGACAAGATCCTCGACCTGAAGGACGAGATAGCCGAGTTCGACAAGTACCAGCAGTCGCTGGAATATCTGGTGAGCAACGCCGCGGACGAGACCATGCAGGCCAGCTTCCCGATGGACAGCGGCGACCTTCTGCTGCTCGACAACAACCGGTTCGCCCATGGCCGGCACAAGATTGTCGGTGAGCGGGTGATCGGAGAGAACGTAGCCGTCAATCCTCGCGAGTTGTGGAGCGTCACAGTTCACTGA
- a CDS encoding tetratricopeptide repeat protein has translation MALHFTKSNALLLLVPKTGSTWIRSTVKQLGLEATLVGDPAMRDHDFLEYYDRARYRYIGAFVRNPIEWYRSYWAYRMEGGWRPRYPLDEHCQSDDFETFVRKAVSILPGALGNIYRSYVGPPGAEVDFIGRQERLEEDVLRFLRLVGEKVDESALRAGTRINATGTRPDYPEELKELITVSEWDTMERFGYLEGRKDPIGLADMRARYPESADDNRLLTLWTEQIHWIPDDAKKKAGRPITAQTRHARVHSNFALLAQHKYQDPEYAEQRYRRALELDPHHPRTLCNYALFVWQRNDPREARRLMLRALSKRPQHPYTLGKLARLTDREFDDPQLAEVLYRQSLAGNDDQEDVSVELANLLVRLGRPEDAVTVLRPRADRPDAGRLTLVALAAVMLRAGGSQDETKRYRDRAAALPRTAARRDDSVFA, from the coding sequence ATGGCACTGCATTTCACCAAGAGCAACGCACTCCTGCTCCTGGTCCCGAAGACGGGCAGCACCTGGATCCGGTCCACGGTCAAGCAACTCGGGCTCGAGGCGACGTTGGTCGGTGATCCGGCGATGCGCGACCACGACTTCCTCGAGTACTACGACCGCGCGAGGTACCGCTACATCGGTGCGTTCGTCCGCAACCCCATCGAGTGGTACCGGTCGTACTGGGCCTATCGAATGGAGGGAGGGTGGCGGCCGCGGTACCCGCTCGACGAGCACTGCCAGAGCGACGATTTCGAGACGTTCGTCAGGAAGGCTGTCTCGATCCTTCCGGGTGCGTTGGGCAACATCTACCGGTCCTACGTCGGGCCGCCCGGTGCGGAGGTCGACTTCATCGGGCGTCAGGAGCGGCTGGAGGAGGATGTTCTTCGCTTCCTCCGGCTGGTCGGAGAGAAGGTCGACGAGTCGGCACTGCGGGCGGGCACCCGGATCAACGCCACCGGAACCAGGCCGGACTACCCGGAGGAGCTGAAGGAGCTCATCACGGTCTCCGAGTGGGACACGATGGAACGGTTCGGATACCTGGAGGGCCGAAAGGACCCGATCGGGCTCGCCGATATGCGCGCCAGGTACCCGGAGAGCGCGGACGACAACCGGCTGCTGACCTTGTGGACCGAACAGATCCACTGGATACCGGACGACGCCAAGAAGAAGGCCGGACGCCCCATCACCGCGCAGACCCGCCATGCCAGGGTGCACAGCAACTTCGCCTTGCTGGCACAACACAAGTACCAGGACCCGGAGTACGCCGAGCAGCGGTACCGGCGCGCGCTGGAGCTCGACCCGCACCATCCCCGCACCCTGTGCAACTACGCCCTGTTCGTCTGGCAGCGCAATGATCCGCGGGAAGCCCGGCGCCTGATGTTGCGTGCCCTTTCGAAACGGCCACAGCACCCCTACACGCTGGGAAAGCTGGCCCGCCTCACCGACCGCGAGTTCGACGATCCGCAGCTCGCCGAGGTGCTGTACCGGCAGAGCCTCGCCGGTAACGACGATCAGGAGGACGTCTCGGTCGAGCTGGCCAACCTGCTCGTGCGGCTCGGCAGGCCGGAGGACGCGGTGACGGTGCTTCGTCCTCGCGCGGACCGCCCCGACGCCGGCAGGCTGACCCTCGTCGCGCTCGCGGCGGTGATGCTGCGTGCGGGCGGAAGTCAGGACGAGACGAAGCGGTACCGCGATCGCGCGGCGGCGCTGCCGAGAACCGCGGCCAGGCGAGACGACTCGGTCTTCGCATGA